In a genomic window of Arthrobacter woluwensis:
- a CDS encoding VanW family protein, producing MEKQKLVRRLRNLAPSARLAREQVEDDLPVVVYRHKSLIRRRLANVELELQENKAVSLGLAAPKVDRILIRPGETFSFWTLVGPVSSRRGYKEGLTISNDRATRGVGGGLCQFTNLIHWMVLHTPLEITEHHHHGGLDLFPDFNRQIPFGTGTSIVFNYLDYRFHNPTDQTFQLRTYVTEEHLCGELRAERPLGQKFHVHEKDAYFHRDGGKVYRHNRIYRTARDKATGNEVLHEELLENNALVCYDEALITAPILEERPVGERPVGERPAPMLAG from the coding sequence GTGGAGAAACAGAAGCTGGTGCGCCGGCTGAGAAATCTGGCGCCGTCGGCCCGTCTGGCGCGGGAACAGGTCGAGGACGACCTGCCGGTGGTGGTCTACCGCCACAAGTCGCTCATCCGCCGGCGCCTGGCCAACGTCGAGCTGGAGCTTCAGGAGAACAAGGCCGTGAGTCTCGGCCTCGCGGCGCCGAAGGTCGACCGGATTCTGATCCGCCCTGGCGAGACGTTCTCCTTCTGGACCCTGGTCGGTCCGGTCAGCTCACGCCGTGGATACAAGGAAGGCCTGACCATCAGCAACGACCGCGCCACGCGGGGTGTAGGCGGTGGACTGTGTCAGTTCACGAATCTGATCCACTGGATGGTGCTGCACACGCCACTGGAGATCACGGAGCACCATCACCATGGCGGCCTCGATCTGTTCCCGGACTTCAACCGGCAGATCCCGTTCGGGACCGGCACGTCGATCGTCTTCAACTACCTGGACTACCGGTTCCACAATCCGACGGACCAGACGTTCCAGCTGCGCACCTATGTCACCGAGGAGCACCTCTGCGGCGAATTGCGGGCGGAGCGCCCGCTGGGGCAGAAGTTCCACGTCCACGAGAAGGACGCGTACTTCCATCGCGACGGCGGCAAAGTCTACCGGCACAACCGGATCTACCGCACGGCACGGGATAAAGCCACGGGCAACGAGGTGCTTCACGAGGAACTCCTCGAGAACAACGCGCTGGTCTGTTACGACGAAGCGCTGATCACCGCGCCGATTCTCGAGGAACGTCCGGTCGGGGAACGTCCGGTCGGGGAACGCCCGGCACCGATGCTGGCCGGCTGA
- a CDS encoding DinB family protein — MAIEPDVKDWTWVIERICPECGFDPGDITPAAVAREIRTHPARWEAVLVRPDVTVRPDESTWSPLEYAAHVRDVLELFRERLHLMLGRDGVEFANWDQDATAVAKEYRQESPRRVAHQIAEETELTARAFDEVPEELLGHRGVRSNGSQFTVASLSSYFLHDVVHHLHDVTA; from the coding sequence ATGGCGATTGAACCGGATGTGAAGGACTGGACCTGGGTGATCGAGAGGATCTGCCCCGAATGCGGCTTCGACCCCGGGGACATCACCCCTGCGGCTGTGGCCCGGGAGATCCGAACGCATCCGGCCCGCTGGGAGGCGGTGCTGGTGCGCCCTGACGTCACCGTCAGGCCGGATGAATCCACGTGGTCTCCCCTGGAGTACGCCGCTCACGTGCGGGACGTCCTCGAACTCTTCCGGGAGCGCCTGCATCTCATGCTCGGCCGGGACGGCGTGGAATTCGCCAACTGGGACCAGGACGCCACCGCCGTGGCGAAGGAGTACCGGCAGGAGAGCCCCCGGCGCGTCGCACATCAGATCGCGGAGGAGACCGAGCTGACCGCCCGCGCTTTCGACGAGGTGCCGGAGGAACTGCTCGGACACCGCGGCGTGCGCAGCAACGGCTCCCAGTTCACGGTGGCGTCGCTGTCCAGCTACTTCCTGCACGACGTGGTGCACCACCTGCACGACGTCACGGCGTAG
- a CDS encoding GNAT family N-acetyltransferase, with translation MTEEFGGLRVRAPQRTDIPAWAQLVARIAEAEQHTWFEKAEDLETFFELHDAASDAILAFDDDGVPRAHGRVTAVGDGGVVRTEGGVDPAWLRRGIGRDVLRWQQERTGRLAADRGLPGMALRAQHEDHVQGPARLLESEGFAIVRWFNEMHRGLDELPPARPIAPGYELLDWTPDLDEATRVLHNIAFAGHWGSAPRTEESWARRVGNPEVRRDWSFVVREMSTGSPVAYHLGSHDPEIERLHGRVEGYTELVGVHPEHRGRGLARHLLEEALRRYAADGMTTAALDMDSGNGTGALALYEGLGYRVVNRAPVWEKTVPATP, from the coding sequence ATGACTGAGGAATTCGGGGGACTCCGGGTCCGTGCGCCGCAACGGACCGACATTCCGGCCTGGGCGCAGCTCGTGGCACGGATCGCCGAGGCGGAGCAGCACACGTGGTTTGAGAAGGCCGAGGACCTGGAGACGTTCTTCGAGCTGCACGACGCGGCTTCGGACGCCATCCTGGCCTTCGACGACGACGGCGTGCCCCGCGCCCACGGCCGGGTCACCGCCGTGGGGGACGGCGGTGTCGTGCGCACCGAAGGCGGCGTGGATCCCGCCTGGCTCCGAAGAGGCATCGGGAGAGACGTTCTCCGCTGGCAGCAGGAGCGGACCGGGCGCCTCGCCGCGGACCGCGGGCTGCCCGGGATGGCGCTCCGGGCCCAGCATGAGGACCATGTCCAGGGCCCCGCGAGGCTGTTGGAGTCCGAGGGCTTCGCGATCGTGCGCTGGTTCAACGAGATGCACCGTGGCTTGGACGAACTGCCTCCGGCCCGCCCGATCGCACCAGGCTACGAACTCCTGGACTGGACGCCGGACCTGGACGAGGCGACCCGGGTCCTGCACAACATCGCCTTCGCCGGCCACTGGGGGAGCGCGCCCCGGACCGAGGAGTCTTGGGCCCGGCGCGTGGGGAATCCCGAGGTCCGGAGGGACTGGAGCTTCGTGGTGCGGGAGATGTCCACCGGCTCACCCGTGGCGTATCACCTGGGCAGCCATGACCCCGAGATCGAACGGCTGCACGGCCGCGTGGAAGGCTACACGGAGCTGGTCGGCGTGCATCCGGAACACCGCGGACGTGGTCTCGCGCGCCATCTCCTGGAGGAGGCTCTGCGGCGCTACGCCGCGGATGGGATGACGACCGCGGCGCTCGACATGGACTCCGGCAACGGCACCGGGGCCCTCGCGCTGTACGAGGGCCTCGGCTACCGCGTGGTGAACCGGGCCCCCGTCTGGGAGAAGACGGTGCCCGCTACGCCGTGA
- the cydD gene encoding thiol reductant ABC exporter subunit CydD: MARTTKSPFPPGPKGPVYVMGLLGAVNALGLVLLAQALAGGIALLAAGRAADAGALVPLVGGGVLGALLRAASAWGQSVAARAAVVEVKESLRTRLLAALLGGRRPAGSAGRGADALLATRRLDELDRYYTEFLPSLVNCATVPLLVGARILLADWLSALIIVLTIPLVPLFMILIGRHSQENLEKAYRSLDVLSSHLVELARGLPVLLGLGRSKQQRSALEAVGEQHRRESMATLRVAFLSALALELIATISVALVAVTIGVRLVHGQMPLEAGLLALILAPECYQALRSMGAAYHASEDGKLALEAVNDVLDAPKPRRLQIESVASATGPGLGLEGLAVTFPSRGITLGPVTTTLRPGKITALTGPSGCGKSTLLSALAGTLEPGAESVGTVLRLREASPEGSRPEETGELAVAYAPQHPEFLEERVRDELAFWAGDQATPDRLARSTRLAAADELADLRIADLSPGEQRRVALARAFLLAELGADVLLVDEPTAHLDPARAETVRASLRELAGVLPVLLVSHEPATLALAEESVPVRGGVVQTSDAQSVTRAAAATADGDGGATASAGSAASAAPAAERASEPSSPAVMPASGASVSLLAGSRWRLVRAAALGVLAQLFSIALAALSGWLIVRASSQPPILYLMAAIVGVRFFGIGRAVLRYCDRLVMHDAVFRVTTNLRGRVWEGLSGRALGIRRVMQGGNVLDTVVADVDEYRDILPRVLAPRWTAVGTAVLAVAATAFVLPAALPVTVLASLIGLVVAPAVAVRADRRSSRAVLESKSALLRWVASALQSWKDVRGNGLSGRVVAEAGRLSGEMVQAARRAAWAEGSGLALTVAACVAGAAAVVVQSVTLGTGQELAERTAVVAFMLLALQESFQAHLSATRLKPALRRLEERLTAATAPEPAREVRGTRLVEPAVTPSGLSFEDLSVAWPDSDAVFAGFSGSAEPGRPLGISGPSGSGKSTLLAALLGFLPPREGAISVRGHLAWCPQESHVFDSTVRGNLALARSRDDAAGEDALWASLERVGLADAVRSMPDGLDTRIGPGGSFLSGGQRQRLAVARTLLAGANVLLLDEPTAHLDAEAADALLSDLVTSLDGETLVVVSHRTEDLSRLPGRLDLGTREPVGGPTRRP, translated from the coding sequence ATGGCGCGGACCACGAAGTCACCGTTCCCGCCCGGGCCGAAGGGACCCGTCTATGTGATGGGGCTGCTCGGGGCCGTCAACGCCCTGGGGCTGGTGCTGCTGGCCCAGGCGCTGGCGGGCGGGATCGCCCTCCTCGCCGCGGGGAGGGCCGCCGACGCCGGCGCGCTCGTCCCGCTGGTCGGCGGAGGGGTGCTGGGGGCTCTGCTCCGGGCCGCCTCCGCGTGGGGGCAGTCGGTCGCCGCGCGGGCCGCCGTCGTCGAGGTGAAGGAGAGCCTGCGGACCCGTCTGCTCGCCGCCCTCCTCGGTGGGCGCCGGCCTGCCGGGTCCGCGGGACGAGGGGCCGACGCCTTGCTGGCCACCCGGCGGCTGGATGAGCTGGACCGCTATTACACCGAGTTCCTGCCCAGCCTGGTCAACTGCGCGACCGTGCCGCTGCTCGTGGGGGCGAGGATCCTGCTGGCCGATTGGCTCAGCGCCCTGATCATCGTGCTGACGATCCCGCTGGTGCCGCTGTTCATGATCCTGATCGGGCGGCACAGCCAGGAGAACCTGGAGAAGGCATACCGCTCGCTCGACGTCCTCTCCTCACATCTGGTGGAACTCGCGCGCGGGCTGCCCGTGCTCCTGGGCCTCGGGCGTTCGAAGCAGCAGCGTTCGGCGCTGGAAGCTGTGGGCGAACAGCACCGCCGGGAGTCCATGGCGACCCTGCGCGTCGCCTTCCTGTCCGCTCTGGCCCTGGAACTCATCGCCACCATCTCCGTGGCCCTCGTGGCCGTGACGATCGGCGTGCGCCTGGTGCACGGACAGATGCCGCTCGAAGCCGGCTTGCTGGCCCTCATTCTCGCGCCCGAGTGCTACCAGGCGCTGCGGTCCATGGGCGCCGCCTACCACGCGAGTGAGGACGGCAAACTGGCGCTGGAAGCGGTGAATGACGTCCTGGACGCGCCGAAGCCGCGCCGGCTTCAGATCGAGAGCGTCGCCTCCGCGACCGGTCCCGGGCTCGGGCTCGAAGGCCTGGCCGTGACCTTCCCATCCCGCGGGATCACCCTGGGGCCTGTGACCACCACGCTGCGCCCAGGAAAGATCACCGCCCTCACGGGTCCGAGCGGCTGCGGCAAGAGCACGCTGCTCTCGGCCCTGGCCGGAACGCTGGAACCCGGTGCGGAGTCCGTGGGCACGGTGTTGCGCCTCAGGGAGGCGTCTCCGGAGGGATCCCGTCCGGAGGAGACCGGCGAACTCGCCGTGGCGTACGCTCCGCAGCACCCCGAGTTCCTCGAGGAACGGGTGCGCGATGAGCTCGCCTTCTGGGCCGGTGACCAGGCGACGCCGGACCGGCTGGCACGGAGCACCCGCCTGGCCGCTGCTGACGAATTGGCGGATCTCCGGATCGCCGATCTCAGCCCGGGGGAGCAGCGACGTGTGGCTCTCGCGCGGGCCTTCCTGCTCGCGGAACTCGGCGCGGACGTGCTGCTCGTGGATGAACCCACGGCCCACCTGGATCCCGCACGTGCCGAGACGGTCCGTGCCTCGCTCCGTGAGCTGGCCGGAGTGCTTCCCGTGCTCCTGGTCAGCCACGAACCCGCGACGCTCGCACTGGCGGAGGAGTCCGTGCCCGTCCGTGGTGGTGTCGTTCAGACCTCTGACGCCCAGTCGGTCACGCGCGCCGCAGCGGCCACGGCGGACGGCGACGGCGGAGCGACGGCATCCGCGGGGTCCGCGGCATCCGCGGCTCCTGCAGCGGAGCGTGCGAGCGAACCCTCGTCGCCTGCGGTCATGCCCGCGTCCGGCGCCTCCGTGTCGCTCCTCGCCGGCTCCCGCTGGCGGCTGGTGCGGGCGGCGGCGCTGGGCGTCCTGGCGCAGCTGTTCTCCATCGCCCTCGCGGCGCTGTCCGGCTGGCTGATCGTCCGGGCGAGCTCCCAGCCGCCCATCCTCTACCTCATGGCGGCGATCGTCGGAGTACGGTTCTTCGGCATCGGACGGGCGGTCCTGCGGTACTGCGACCGGCTCGTGATGCACGACGCCGTCTTCCGCGTGACCACGAACCTGCGGGGCCGCGTGTGGGAAGGTCTTTCCGGGCGGGCCCTCGGCATCCGGCGCGTCATGCAGGGCGGCAACGTCCTCGACACCGTCGTGGCCGACGTCGACGAGTACCGCGACATCCTCCCGCGGGTCCTGGCGCCCCGCTGGACCGCCGTGGGCACCGCCGTGCTGGCCGTGGCCGCGACGGCCTTCGTCCTGCCGGCCGCACTACCCGTCACGGTCCTCGCCAGTCTGATCGGGCTGGTCGTGGCCCCGGCCGTGGCCGTCCGGGCCGACCGGCGTTCCAGCCGCGCCGTGCTGGAGAGCAAGTCGGCGCTCCTGCGCTGGGTCGCGTCCGCGCTGCAGTCCTGGAAGGACGTGCGGGGGAACGGTCTGAGCGGGCGGGTCGTCGCGGAGGCGGGACGCCTCTCCGGCGAGATGGTGCAGGCCGCCCGTCGCGCGGCGTGGGCCGAAGGGTCCGGGCTGGCTCTCACCGTGGCGGCGTGCGTCGCGGGGGCCGCCGCCGTCGTCGTGCAGTCGGTGACCCTCGGGACCGGGCAGGAACTGGCGGAGCGCACCGCGGTCGTCGCTTTCATGCTGCTCGCGCTGCAGGAGTCCTTCCAGGCGCACCTCTCCGCGACCCGTCTCAAGCCCGCCCTCCGCCGGCTGGAGGAGCGGCTGACGGCTGCCACCGCGCCGGAACCTGCCCGGGAGGTGCGGGGAACCCGGCTCGTGGAGCCTGCCGTGACTCCCAGCGGGCTCTCCTTCGAGGACCTGTCCGTCGCCTGGCCGGACTCGGACGCCGTCTTCGCCGGCTTCAGTGGATCCGCCGAACCGGGCAGGCCTCTCGGGATCTCCGGGCCGTCCGGCAGCGGCAAATCCACGCTGCTCGCCGCGCTGCTGGGCTTCCTGCCGCCGCGGGAGGGCGCGATCTCCGTGCGCGGGCACCTCGCTTGGTGCCCTCAGGAGTCCCATGTCTTCGATTCGACCGTCCGCGGCAATCTGGCGCTCGCCCGTTCCCGGGATGACGCGGCGGGGGAGGACGCCCTGTGGGCGAGCCTCGAACGGGTGGGTCTCGCCGATGCGGTCCGGAGCATGCCGGACGGTCTCGACACGCGCATCGGACCGGGCGGGAGCTTCCTGTCCGGTGGCCAGCGGCAGCGTCTTGCCGTCGCGCGAACTCTGCTGGCCGGGGCGAACGTCCTGCTTCTCGATGAGCCGACGGCCCATCTGGACGCTGAGGCGGCGGATGCGCTCCTGAGCGACCTCGTCACCTCGCTGGACGGGGAGACGCTCGTGGTCGTTTCGCACCGCACCGAGGATCTGTCACGTCTTCCGGGCCGGCTGGATCTGGGCACGCGGGAGCCGGTGGGTGGCCCGACGCGCCGCCCCTGA
- the cydB gene encoding cytochrome d ubiquinol oxidase subunit II encodes METLPTIWFIAIAVLWTGYLFLEGFDLGVGMLMKLFARNDKERRVLLNTVGPVWDGNEVWLLTAGGATFAAFPNWYASLFSALYLPLLLVLLGLIFRAVAFEYRGKINTDRWRTTWDWAIALGSFVAAFGVGAALALSTTGLPLNANGDRVGGPFAWLTPPAILGGFAVVLFALVHALAFLMLKTDGEIRHRARRWLIRWLPLGLLPIAGWVLLVQFQHGKWWSWALTGLAVVAAVCAWLLARKAQEGKAFILLGAFLASGTAAIFSAVYPVVLPSTLDPAFNLTISNASSSDYTLGLMTVVACIGLPLVIAYQAWTYWVFRRRISAELIPQSHTVLPAVLQRALTRQS; translated from the coding sequence ATGGAAACCCTGCCCACCATCTGGTTCATCGCCATCGCCGTCCTCTGGACCGGCTACCTCTTCCTGGAGGGTTTCGACCTCGGCGTCGGGATGCTCATGAAGCTCTTCGCCCGGAACGACAAGGAGCGCCGCGTCCTCCTCAACACGGTCGGCCCGGTGTGGGACGGCAATGAAGTGTGGCTCCTGACGGCCGGCGGCGCCACGTTCGCGGCCTTCCCGAACTGGTACGCCTCCCTCTTCTCCGCCCTGTACCTCCCGCTGCTGCTGGTGCTGCTGGGCCTGATCTTCCGCGCCGTGGCCTTCGAATACCGCGGCAAGATCAACACGGACCGCTGGCGCACTACGTGGGACTGGGCGATCGCCCTGGGTTCCTTCGTGGCCGCGTTCGGTGTCGGGGCGGCGCTGGCCCTGAGCACGACGGGTCTGCCGCTGAACGCCAACGGTGACCGCGTCGGCGGACCGTTCGCCTGGCTGACGCCTCCCGCGATCCTCGGCGGCTTCGCCGTCGTGCTGTTCGCGCTGGTCCACGCCCTCGCGTTCCTCATGCTCAAGACCGACGGCGAGATCCGGCACCGCGCACGCCGCTGGCTGATCCGCTGGCTGCCCCTCGGCCTGCTCCCGATCGCCGGCTGGGTCCTGCTGGTGCAGTTCCAGCACGGCAAGTGGTGGAGCTGGGCCCTCACCGGCCTGGCCGTGGTCGCGGCGGTCTGCGCCTGGCTCCTGGCCCGCAAGGCCCAGGAAGGAAAGGCCTTCATCCTGCTCGGCGCCTTCCTGGCGAGCGGGACGGCGGCGATCTTCTCCGCCGTGTACCCCGTGGTCCTCCCGTCCACGCTGGATCCGGCCTTCAACCTGACCATCTCGAACGCCTCCTCGAGCGACTACACGCTGGGTCTCATGACGGTGGTCGCGTGCATCGGTCTGCCGCTCGTCATCGCCTACCAGGCGTGGACGTACTGGGTGTTCCGTCGCCGGATCAGCGCGGAGCTGATCCCGCAGTCCCACACGGTGCTGCCGGCCGTCCTGCAGCGCGCCCTCACCAGGCAGTCCTGA
- a CDS encoding cytochrome ubiquinol oxidase subunit I encodes MDALEVARWQFGITTVYHFMMVPLTIGLGLVVAFMQTLWYRTGKAEYLRMTKFWGKLFLINFIMGVATGIVQEFQFGMAWSEYSRFVGDVFGAPLAMEALLAFFVESTFLGLWIFGWKQLKKGVHLACLWIAVIGSVISAYFIIVANSWMQHPVGVTLEDGRGRMVDAWAVFTNNTAVVAFSHTIMGALAVAGGFLLGIAWYHLWRRRTDGIDTVDASGRVVVGEARSVPGRDKTDHTVWLRSLRIGAIVAAISFAGTSITGDLQGKLMFEQQPMKMAAAEAACHDGTQFSVLSVGDLGSKDCSNIVAVIEVPGLLSFLAKGDFTTEVKGVNTLVPEYQEKYGTHLPNDPKLGDRAGKEIQYVPVMEVTYWGFRMMIGFGGLAALAAVVALWLTRRGTVPASRWLMRLAVFGILAPFGANAAGWIFTEMGRQPFVVAPNPDMNGIDPVFMYTAAAVSPGVSAGEILTSLIALTTVYAVLMVVEIRLLTTYIRGGVASAMPELAHHDDDTPDEDGRGGSQRETDVLAFAY; translated from the coding sequence ATGGACGCCTTGGAAGTCGCACGGTGGCAATTCGGCATCACCACCGTCTATCACTTCATGATGGTGCCGCTCACTATCGGCCTCGGCCTCGTGGTGGCCTTCATGCAGACGCTCTGGTATCGCACCGGCAAGGCCGAGTACCTGCGCATGACCAAGTTCTGGGGGAAGCTCTTCCTCATCAACTTCATCATGGGCGTGGCCACGGGCATCGTGCAGGAGTTCCAGTTCGGCATGGCGTGGAGCGAGTACAGCCGCTTCGTCGGTGACGTGTTCGGCGCCCCGCTCGCCATGGAAGCGCTGCTGGCGTTCTTCGTGGAGTCGACCTTCCTGGGGCTCTGGATCTTCGGCTGGAAGCAGCTGAAGAAGGGCGTCCACCTCGCCTGCCTCTGGATCGCGGTGATCGGCTCCGTCATCTCCGCGTACTTCATCATCGTGGCCAACAGCTGGATGCAGCACCCGGTGGGTGTGACCCTGGAGGACGGGCGTGGACGCATGGTGGACGCCTGGGCGGTGTTCACGAACAACACCGCGGTCGTGGCCTTCAGTCACACCATCATGGGCGCCCTCGCCGTCGCCGGCGGATTCCTCCTGGGCATCGCCTGGTACCACCTGTGGCGGCGCCGCACCGACGGCATCGACACCGTCGACGCCTCGGGCCGCGTGGTGGTCGGCGAGGCCCGCTCCGTCCCGGGCCGGGACAAGACGGACCACACCGTCTGGCTCCGCTCGCTCCGCATCGGCGCGATCGTGGCCGCCATCTCCTTCGCCGGCACGTCGATCACGGGTGACCTGCAGGGCAAGCTCATGTTCGAGCAGCAGCCCATGAAGATGGCCGCCGCCGAGGCCGCCTGCCACGACGGCACCCAGTTCTCCGTGCTCAGCGTCGGTGACCTCGGGTCGAAGGACTGCTCCAACATCGTCGCCGTGATCGAGGTTCCCGGGCTCCTCTCCTTCCTGGCCAAGGGCGACTTCACCACTGAGGTCAAGGGCGTGAACACCCTGGTGCCGGAGTATCAGGAGAAGTACGGCACCCACCTGCCGAACGATCCGAAGCTCGGCGACCGCGCGGGCAAGGAGATTCAGTACGTCCCCGTCATGGAAGTCACCTACTGGGGCTTCCGGATGATGATCGGCTTCGGCGGCCTGGCCGCGCTGGCCGCCGTCGTCGCGCTCTGGCTGACCCGCCGGGGGACCGTGCCCGCGAGCCGCTGGCTCATGCGCCTGGCCGTGTTCGGGATCCTGGCGCCGTTCGGCGCCAACGCCGCCGGCTGGATCTTCACCGAGATGGGACGGCAGCCCTTCGTGGTCGCGCCGAATCCCGATATGAACGGCATAGACCCCGTGTTCATGTACACGGCCGCGGCGGTGTCGCCGGGGGTCTCGGCGGGAGAGATCCTGACCTCGCTCATCGCACTGACCACGGTCTACGCGGTGCTGATGGTGGTCGAGATCAGACTGCTGACCACGTACATCCGCGGCGGGGTGGCCTCCGCCATGCCGGAACTCGCCCACCACGACGACGACACCCCGGACGAGGACGGACGCGGAGGCTCCCAGCGGGAGACCGACGTCCTGGCCTTCGCCTACTGA
- a CDS encoding BlaI/MecI/CopY family transcriptional regulator — protein sequence MASLGDLERSVMDLLWAGTEATTANDLRDQLASTDAASGGKELAVTTVLTVLSRLEKKGLVTRERGTRPHRYRAVSTRAEHTAELMREVLGSAPDREAVLATFVGSVSPAEADALRRLLGVDPSSDLPSSS from the coding sequence ATGGCAAGCCTCGGGGATCTTGAGCGATCCGTCATGGACCTGCTGTGGGCCGGAACGGAGGCCACCACGGCCAACGACCTGCGTGATCAGCTCGCCAGCACCGACGCGGCCAGCGGAGGCAAGGAGCTCGCCGTGACCACGGTGCTCACCGTGCTCTCCCGGCTGGAGAAGAAGGGACTGGTGACCCGCGAACGCGGCACCCGCCCGCACCGCTACCGCGCCGTCTCCACGCGCGCCGAACACACCGCCGAGCTGATGCGCGAAGTCCTGGGCTCCGCCCCGGACCGTGAAGCCGTCCTGGCGACCTTCGTCGGTTCCGTCAGCCCCGCCGAAGCCGACGCCCTCCGTCGCCTGCTCGGCGTGGACCCCTCCTCGGACCTCCCCTCCAGCAGCTGA
- a CDS encoding M56 family metallopeptidase — MLITAWFLAVLAIILAWPAPVLLARSSWPSRSPFAALVLWQAIGLAGGLSMIGAMLCYGLSPLGDNLVAGLHALILVMLGSQSTEGLGFWHAFALSTAGVLTVHLLFTLLLTYVRISTERRRHRELLGILSHPHGDSGTVVIPHAAPVAYCLPGGARSITVLSDSLMEALDERELSAVLAHEDSHLTQRHHLLLWAFAAWRAALPWLPTTRVAQRAVNELLEMLADDDALKVTDAGTLVRAVAVVAEGQQPRRTALDADTALAGDDAAVSATTVARVKRLLNGAPALPAAQRGLVLASSVLLLLVPTALLIVPGLIHL; from the coding sequence GTGCTGATCACCGCCTGGTTCCTGGCGGTCCTCGCGATCATCCTCGCCTGGCCGGCACCGGTGCTCCTGGCCCGGAGTTCCTGGCCGTCCCGCTCCCCCTTCGCCGCACTGGTGCTCTGGCAGGCCATCGGCCTCGCGGGCGGACTCTCCATGATCGGCGCCATGCTCTGTTACGGGCTCTCCCCGCTCGGGGACAATCTGGTCGCGGGGCTGCACGCCCTGATCCTGGTCATGCTCGGCAGTCAGTCCACCGAAGGCCTCGGCTTCTGGCACGCCTTCGCGCTCTCGACCGCCGGCGTGCTGACCGTGCACCTGCTCTTCACGCTGTTGCTCACCTACGTGCGGATCAGCACCGAACGACGCCGGCACCGAGAGCTCCTCGGCATCCTGAGCCACCCGCACGGCGACTCCGGCACCGTGGTCATCCCGCACGCGGCGCCCGTGGCCTACTGCCTTCCTGGCGGAGCCCGCTCCATCACCGTGCTCTCCGACTCGCTCATGGAGGCCCTGGACGAGCGCGAACTGTCCGCGGTCCTGGCCCATGAAGACAGTCACCTGACGCAGCGGCACCACCTGCTGCTCTGGGCCTTCGCCGCCTGGAGGGCGGCCCTCCCCTGGCTCCCCACCACCCGCGTCGCCCAGCGCGCGGTGAACGAGCTGCTGGAGATGCTGGCCGACGACGACGCCTTGAAGGTCACTGACGCGGGCACGCTCGTGCGCGCGGTCGCCGTCGTCGCGGAAGGTCAGCAGCCGCGGCGCACCGCCCTGGATGCCGACACGGCCCTGGCCGGCGACGACGCCGCGGTGTCCGCCACGACGGTGGCCCGCGTGAAGCGGCTGCTCAACGGCGCTCCCGCCCTCCCGGCCGCGCAGCGGGGCCTGGTCCTGGCGTCCTCGGTCCTGCTGCTTCTGGTGCCGACGGCCCTCCTGATCGTCCCGGGCCTCATCCACCTCTAG
- a CDS encoding DUF7455 domain-containing protein produces the protein MSTAIAERTLNAADRCDRCGAQAFVRVVLEASGGELLFCGHHARAVEATLKPLSREWHDETSRLLEKEVVVD, from the coding sequence ATGTCAACAGCAATTGCGGAACGTACGCTCAACGCGGCTGACCGTTGCGACCGTTGCGGCGCCCAGGCATTTGTCCGGGTGGTGCTTGAGGCCTCTGGCGGAGAGCTTCTCTTCTGCGGGCACCACGCCCGTGCGGTCGAAGCGACCCTGAAGCCCCTGAGCCGTGAATGGCACGACGAAACTTCCCGTCTCCTGGAGAAGGAAGTCGTCGTCGACTAG